A single genomic interval of Arachis duranensis cultivar V14167 chromosome 7, aradu.V14167.gnm2.J7QH, whole genome shotgun sequence harbors:
- the LOC110274237 gene encoding uncharacterized protein LOC110274237, whose amino-acid sequence MTGSSLHPQSELRPKLQATNGSQVTESSNEDIDPEANEVDSFEEHIDKMFAASDAEKRKGQKTTEFWNVDLIDFEGIVKPAKMSVREAMEQSLNGSKIILRFNEELQAVGDGAGLLSGILGALGSDYSKFPIYEKSWPKVWGKDRVYNDCIKAKCKQNALNRKKQLYTHTGGSKSLARTREEESEKQGRKVGRGEVWILKHKRSDGSYIHEEARKIGEKIYEIEQLDESTRILSENDSLAQALDKEHPGRVRGMGHGPTPSQLFRLSLQLSVDRAQVEEAQRMLCELQADVTTEKLKRKAMEDELAAEKMKRQAIEIVLSYLVQQQCGELSLDITAQMNYLDGHGGNRN is encoded by the exons ATGACTGGCTCATCCCTCCACCCCCA GAGCGAACTAAGACCTAAGTTACAGGCCACTAACGGTTCACAAGTGACAGAATCGAGCAATGAAGACATTGACCCGGAGGCAAACGAGGTAGATTCGTTTGAGGAACACATTGACAAGATGTTTGCTGCTTCTGATGCTGAAAAGCGCAAAGGACAAAAGACCACTGAGTTTTGGAATGTTGATCTCATTG attttgAAGGAATAGTCAAGCCAGCTAAAATGAGTGTGAGGGAGGCTATGGAGCAGTCTCTTAATGGTAGCAAGATCATACTGAGGTTCAATGAGGAACTGCAAGCAGTTGGAGATGGAGCTGGCTTGTTGAGTGGCATTCTAGGAGCGCTGGGTTCTGATTACAGCAAATTTCCTATCTATGAAAAGAGTTGGCCAAAGGTGTGGGGCAAAGATAGGGTTTATAATGATTGCATAAAG GCGAAATGTAAGCAAAATGCGCTGAATCGTAAGAAGCAACTTTACACGCACACTGGCGGTTCTAAAAGCTTGGCTAGGACAAGGGAAGAAGAG TCAGAAAAGCAAGGGAGAAAAGTTGGTAGAGGAGAAGTATGGATCCTAAAGCACAAAAGATCTGATGGAAGCTATATACATGAAGAAGCTCGGAAGATTGGT GAAAAAATATATGAGATTGAGCAGCTGGATGAATCTACAAGAATATTGTCAGAAAATGATTCCCTTGCCCAAGCTCTCGATAAAGAGCACCCGGGTAGAGTGCGTGGGATGGGACACGGGCCGACACCAAGTCAACTCTTTCGTCTGAGTTTGCAGCTGTCGGTGGATAGAGCTCAAGTAGAAGAGGCCCAAAGGATGCTGTGTGAACTACAAGCAGATGTGACAACTGAAAAATTGAAGCGAAAAGCAATGGAGGATGAATTAGCAGCAGAGAAAATGAAGAGGCAGGCAATAGAGATTGTGCTGAGTTATCTGGTCCAACAACAATGTGGGGAGCTATCTCTGGACATCACTGCACAGATGAATTATTTGGACGGACATGGCGGAAATAGAAATTAG